The following coding sequences are from one Planctomycetota bacterium window:
- a CDS encoding phosphonoacetaldehyde reductase: MFTREDSQLIARSLGHAGALLDAIDAPRVLLVLDRGVADATGADATLRRSLGGRIVGTFTDFTPNPRSDQALAAARAAIDLRADALLALGGGSCLDVAKVGALGAGMPNEAPALVRGSPNAHVAPRPVVAIPTTSGTGSEATHFAAIYVDGHKVSVAHPAMRPRAVVLDVTLHMAMPASIAAATGLDALCQAVESHWASGATDTSRAHAMDALALIAPHLAPSVRGHGTKAAPVESTEFRAHREAMMLGAHRAGRAINISKTTASHALSYELTTRFNIPHGLAVALTLGHVAAFNDRVCDADCTHPGGPEVARRCVREACRTLEATPEELAARLRDLLTQLGQPPTLAAAGVRREALAPMAAAADTVRLSNNPRRLTEADALSILTAAY, from the coding sequence ATGTTCACCCGCGAGGACTCGCAGTTGATCGCCCGGTCGCTCGGGCACGCCGGCGCCCTGCTCGACGCCATCGACGCCCCGCGCGTGCTGCTCGTGCTCGACCGGGGCGTCGCCGACGCCACCGGCGCCGACGCCACGCTGCGGCGGAGCCTCGGCGGGCGAATCGTCGGCACCTTCACGGACTTCACGCCCAACCCGCGCTCCGACCAGGCGCTCGCCGCCGCCCGCGCCGCCATCGACCTCCGCGCCGACGCCCTCCTCGCGCTCGGGGGCGGCTCGTGCCTCGACGTCGCGAAAGTGGGGGCCCTGGGCGCCGGCATGCCCAACGAAGCCCCCGCCCTGGTGCGCGGCTCGCCCAACGCGCACGTCGCGCCCCGGCCCGTCGTCGCGATCCCCACCACCAGCGGCACGGGCAGCGAGGCCACCCACTTCGCCGCCATCTATGTCGACGGGCACAAGGTCTCCGTCGCGCACCCTGCCATGCGCCCCCGCGCGGTCGTGCTCGACGTGACGCTGCACATGGCCATGCCCGCGTCGATCGCCGCGGCGACCGGGCTCGACGCGCTCTGCCAGGCGGTCGAATCGCACTGGGCCTCGGGCGCCACCGACACTTCCCGCGCCCACGCCATGGACGCGCTCGCCCTCATCGCGCCCCACCTGGCGCCCAGCGTGCGCGGGCACGGCACAAAGGCGGCGCCCGTCGAGTCCACCGAGTTCCGGGCCCATCGCGAGGCGATGATGCTCGGCGCTCACCGCGCCGGGCGGGCGATCAACATCAGCAAGACCACCGCCTCGCACGCGCTGTCGTACGAGCTCACCACGCGATTCAACATCCCGCACGGGCTCGCCGTCGCTCTCACGCTCGGGCACGTCGCCGCGTTCAACGACCGCGTGTGCGACGCCGACTGCACGCACCCCGGGGGCCCGGAGGTGGCGCGGCGGTGCGTGCGCGAGGCATGCCGCACGCTCGAGGCGACGCCCGAAGAACTCGCCGCTCGCCTGCGCGATCTCTTGACCCAACTCGGGCAGCCGCCGACCCTCGCCGCCGCGGGCGTGCGGCGCGAGGCGCTCGCGCCGATGGCGGCCGCCGCCGACACGGTGCGCCTCTCGAACAACCCACGGCGCCTGACCGAGGCCGACGCGCTGTCCATCCTCACCGCCGCGTATTGA
- a CDS encoding discoidin domain-containing protein, giving the protein MHHLLRLAVVLLLLAAAFVARAGPPRVLDDFEDPARWTVITSEGVTLRLHPDEGAQGRCLRLDYEFVTGAGYGLIQRPLPIDLPADYEFSFRVRGVGPSNNLEFKLLDPSGDSVWWVNRRAFEWPADWTRIAYRTRHLEFAWGPSAGAPLTQMSKLEFAIASASGGKGSVWLDELTFREVPPAGRPTGPPTARASSQASPNASAAMAIDADPRTSWRSAAGDADETLTLRLGATTEFSAVQIDWDDDARPKRVGVETSDDGETWSVLAAESGVRSARTLLVAPDSAAAFVRLTMRGRTGASHVGVREIVLRDQTFAPNPNAMFAALAGEAPRGRYPRACLNEQVYWTVIGAPEHGAEALVSEDGSIELGKRGVSLEPFIAVGESLLTWADARTEQRLADDALPIPTVVRRHDGLDLSVTAFVDGAGDAATTVALYAVTNTSDAPIAGRLHVALRPFQVNPPWQRLNFEGGFSPIRTIRADARSITVNDATTVTALTRPDRLSAVAFGSSDIVADLASGDYPSAPTAADAGGLASGVMTFDFELAPGGTREVVLVCPLVPGAAPPTADRVDAPAWARSRLAAVADAWRTRVSTVQLTLPEPDAWVDRALRSQLAYILINRDGPAIQPGSRSYERSWARDGSLTSAALLSCGVRDEVRTWIDWYASHQFESGKIPCVVDARGPDPVPEHDSHGEYIWAVAHYYRYTRDTEFLAAHWPRVQKAAAYIGSLRAQRMTPEYQQGEKRRFYGLVPESISHEGYSAKPMHSHWDNFFCVLGLREASFIAREMGDGPAEAALAAQAADMRRCLYDSIRLTTREKNLTYIPGCVELYDFDSTSTTIALFPCDDGAHAPQDLLRGTFDKYWDFFTARAAPGATWDAYTPYELRHVGTYVRLGQPERAIAALRWFHGHMRPAGWNHWAEVVFREARTPKFIGDMPHTWVGSDFVNAVLSIFVHEQDDACVVFGGVIAEWLGAPGGVAFRNITLPGGTLSGSMRRDAARVIVTLEGDATIPPGGFIVRRPPGALGNDATVRSLPATVMFDVAP; this is encoded by the coding sequence ATGCACCACCTCCTCCGCCTCGCGGTCGTCCTGCTCCTCCTCGCCGCGGCGTTCGTCGCCCGCGCCGGCCCGCCCCGCGTCCTCGACGACTTCGAGGACCCCGCCCGGTGGACCGTCATTACCTCCGAGGGCGTCACGCTCCGCTTGCACCCCGACGAGGGCGCGCAAGGCCGCTGCCTCCGCCTCGACTACGAGTTCGTCACGGGCGCCGGGTACGGCCTCATCCAGCGTCCGCTCCCGATCGATCTGCCCGCCGACTACGAGTTCTCGTTCCGCGTGCGGGGCGTCGGGCCCTCCAACAACCTCGAGTTCAAACTGCTCGACCCCTCGGGCGACAGCGTCTGGTGGGTAAACCGCCGCGCGTTCGAGTGGCCCGCGGACTGGACCCGCATCGCGTATCGCACGCGCCACCTCGAGTTCGCGTGGGGGCCCTCCGCCGGCGCGCCGCTGACGCAGATGTCCAAGCTCGAGTTCGCCATCGCGAGCGCGTCGGGCGGCAAGGGCAGTGTGTGGCTCGACGAACTCACGTTCCGCGAGGTCCCGCCCGCCGGCCGGCCCACCGGGCCCCCCACGGCCCGGGCCTCCTCGCAGGCGTCGCCGAACGCATCGGCCGCGATGGCGATCGACGCCGACCCGCGCACGTCGTGGCGTTCCGCCGCGGGCGACGCCGACGAGACGCTCACGCTCCGCCTGGGCGCCACCACCGAGTTCAGCGCCGTGCAGATCGACTGGGACGACGACGCCCGCCCGAAGCGCGTCGGCGTCGAGACCTCCGACGACGGCGAAACCTGGTCCGTCCTCGCCGCGGAATCGGGCGTTCGCTCCGCACGCACGCTGCTCGTCGCGCCCGACTCGGCCGCGGCGTTCGTCCGCCTCACCATGCGCGGGCGCACCGGCGCGTCCCACGTCGGCGTGCGCGAGATCGTCCTGCGCGACCAGACGTTCGCACCAAACCCCAACGCCATGTTCGCCGCCCTCGCCGGCGAGGCCCCGCGCGGTCGCTACCCCCGCGCGTGCCTGAACGAGCAGGTCTACTGGACCGTCATCGGCGCGCCCGAGCACGGCGCCGAAGCGCTCGTCAGCGAAGACGGCTCGATCGAGCTCGGCAAGCGAGGCGTCAGCCTCGAGCCGTTCATCGCCGTCGGCGAATCCCTCCTCACGTGGGCCGACGCCCGCACGGAGCAGCGACTCGCCGACGACGCCCTGCCCATCCCGACCGTCGTCCGCCGGCACGACGGGCTCGACCTCAGCGTGACGGCGTTCGTCGACGGCGCGGGCGATGCCGCCACCACCGTCGCGCTCTACGCCGTCACAAACACGAGCGACGCGCCGATCGCCGGGCGGCTCCATGTCGCGCTGCGTCCGTTCCAGGTCAATCCGCCCTGGCAGCGCCTGAACTTCGAGGGCGGCTTCTCGCCCATCCGCACCATCCGCGCCGACGCCCGGTCGATCACGGTGAACGACGCCACGACCGTGACCGCGCTGACGCGCCCCGACCGGCTCAGTGCGGTCGCGTTCGGCTCGAGCGACATCGTCGCCGATCTGGCTTCGGGCGACTACCCGTCCGCGCCCACCGCGGCCGACGCCGGCGGCCTCGCCTCGGGCGTCATGACGTTCGACTTCGAACTCGCCCCCGGCGGCACGCGCGAGGTCGTCCTCGTCTGCCCGCTGGTGCCCGGCGCCGCCCCCCCGACCGCCGATCGCGTCGACGCCCCCGCGTGGGCCCGATCCCGGCTCGCCGCCGTGGCCGACGCGTGGCGCACGCGCGTCTCGACGGTGCAACTCACCCTGCCCGAGCCCGACGCCTGGGTCGACCGCGCGCTCCGTAGCCAGCTCGCGTACATCCTCATCAACCGCGACGGCCCGGCCATCCAGCCCGGATCGCGCTCCTACGAACGCTCGTGGGCGCGCGACGGCTCGCTCACCTCCGCCGCCCTGCTCTCCTGCGGCGTGCGCGACGAGGTCCGCACCTGGATCGACTGGTACGCCTCGCACCAGTTCGAGAGCGGCAAGATCCCGTGCGTGGTGGATGCGCGCGGGCCCGACCCCGTGCCCGAGCACGACAGCCACGGCGAGTACATCTGGGCCGTCGCGCACTACTACCGATACACCCGCGACACCGAGTTCCTCGCGGCCCACTGGCCCCGCGTGCAGAAGGCCGCCGCGTACATCGGGTCGCTGCGTGCGCAGCGCATGACCCCCGAGTACCAGCAGGGCGAGAAGCGCCGCTTCTACGGGCTCGTGCCCGAGTCCATCAGCCACGAGGGGTACTCGGCCAAGCCCATGCACTCGCACTGGGACAACTTCTTCTGCGTGCTGGGGCTGCGCGAGGCGTCGTTCATTGCGCGCGAGATGGGCGACGGGCCGGCCGAGGCGGCGCTGGCCGCGCAGGCCGCCGACATGCGCCGGTGCCTCTACGACTCCATCCGCCTGACGACGCGCGAGAAGAACCTCACGTACATCCCCGGCTGCGTCGAGCTCTACGACTTTGATTCCACGTCCACCACGATCGCGCTCTTCCCCTGCGACGACGGCGCCCACGCGCCGCAAGACCTCCTGCGGGGCACGTTCGACAAGTACTGGGACTTCTTCACCGCCCGCGCCGCGCCCGGCGCGACATGGGATGCCTATACGCCCTACGAACTCCGCCACGTCGGCACGTACGTGCGCCTGGGGCAGCCCGAGCGCGCGATCGCCGCCCTGCGCTGGTTCCACGGGCACATGCGGCCCGCGGGCTGGAACCACTGGGCCGAGGTCGTCTTCCGCGAGGCGCGCACGCCCAAGTTCATCGGCGACATGCCGCACACCTGGGTGGGGTCAGACTTCGTCAACGCGGTGCTCTCGATCTTCGTGCACGAGCAGGACGACGCGTGCGTCGTCTTCGGGGGCGTCATCGCCGAGTGGCTCGGCGCGCCCGGCGGCGTGGCGTTCCGGAACATCACGCTGCCCGGCGGCACGCTCTCGGGCTCGATGCGCCGCGACGCCGCGCGCGTGATCGTCACGCTCGAGGGCGACGCCACGATCCCGCCGGGCGGGTTCATCGTGCGTCGCCCGCCCGGCGCCCTGGGAAATGACGCCACCGTGCGGAGCCTGCCCGCGACGGTGATGTTCGACGTCGCGCCCTGA